ACTTTTGTGTAGACAGGTTGTCTGTTTGCCGGAGGTGTCGCCATTATCGAAAGGTCGCGTGCACCGTGAAGGGAGAAATTAAGAGTTCTCGGTATAGGTGTAGCTGTGAGGGTGAGAGTATCGACATTCACTCTCATCGAACGGAGTTTCTCCTTTGCCTTCACACCGAACCTGTGTTCCTCGTCGATTATAAGCAAGCCCAAATCCTTGAATTCGATGTCTTTTGAAATGAGGCGGTGGGTACCGATAACTATATCCACTTCCCCTTGTTTCAGTTTTTCCACGATCTCTTTTTGTCGCACCTTCGACTGGAATCTTGACATCACTTCCACCCGTACCGGGAACTGGTTCAACCTGTCCCGAAAGGTATTATAGTGCTGTTCAGCCAGGATTGTTGTTGGAACAAGTACACTAACCTGTTTGTTGTCCTGAACTGCTTTAAAAGCAGCTCTGACTGCCACCTCGGTTTTTCCAAAACCGACATCGCCGCAGACCAGTCTGTCCATGGGGCTGACGCTCTCCATATCCTCTTTTATTTCATTCGTCACTTTTATCTGATCGGGGGTATCCTCATAAATAAAAGAAGCTTCAAGTTCTTTTTGCCAGACGGTATCCCCGGCGAACGAAAAACCTTTTGTCGATTTCCTTCTTGCATACAATTCTATCAAATCCCTTGCGATATCACGGATTTTTTTCTTCGCCTTGGTTTTTGCATTCTCCCAGGTGTTGGTGCCCAGAATTGATATTCGGGGTTCCACTCCCTCTTTCGACGAATATTTTTTCACAAGGTGCAGGTAGTTCAGGTTCACAAAAACCACTCCACCCTCACCAAAAAGGAGCTTCATAGATTCCTGTTCCATATCACCGATTTTAACGGTATGAAGACCCGCGTATCTTCCGATTCCATACTCTTCGTGTACCACAAAATCGCCCGGCTTAATCGATGCAAGTTCATTTCTTCTCGACTTGACCGCTCTTTTGTAGGAGACGATTTTTGTTCTGAACGGTTTACCAAAAATCTGATAGTCGGAGAGAATCAAAACTTTTTCGGACTTAAGGAAGAACCCCTCCTTTAGGGGAAGCATCGTAAACTTTATTGTCCCGTCTTCGATCATCAAACCGAATTCATCTTTTGCGTTGTAGATGAGATCTTTAAGTCTGTCGAACTGGATATCATTTTCCACAGCTATATTAACGCTGTACCCGTTTTCAGAAAACTGGGTGAGGGTTTTAAACAAAAGAGCATAATTGGAATTTATGGATGGAGCAGCGGCAATATCCAGACCAAGAGAGTTTTCAATCGAAAGTCCTGATTCAACGAGCCAGGTGTTTCCCCCTTTTTTCATAATATCAGAAAAGGCGATTTTGGCAGATTTTTCTATCTCATCAACCTCGGCAACATCTTCAGGAAACTCATCGAGGAATGCATCTTCGTTGTAGAGGGGTTCACTGACAGAGTCAGCCTCTACTTCATCATCAGGGGCGGAAATCTTCACTTCCTTGTAGGAAGCTTCACGCAGGTAGTAATCGTCTGCAATTATCAGGGAGTCGGTAACATAGTCGAAAATATCATCATTAAATGTATTCTCATCGTTTGTGGAGAGCTCTTCCAGTTCAGGTGAAATGGTAGCCGAATCGACCATCTGTACCGATCTTTGATTCTCCGGATCGAAAAACCTGATTGACTCGATGAAATCACCATCGAACTCAATACGGACAGGCATCGATTCACTATGCGACCAAAAATCAATTATAGCTCCCCTTTGAGCGAAGAAGCCACTCTCCTCCACATATTTCTCTCGCTTGTAGTTATATCCCGCGAGGAGCGCTACAAACTTGTCGTATGATATCGAATCGCCGGTCGAAAATTTGTAAAGACTCTCCGAAAAATCCCTTTTTGATGGAAGTTTTACGAGAAGGATATCGTAAGTGGAGACCAGGAAGTAGCC
The nucleotide sequence above comes from Ignavibacteria bacterium. Encoded proteins:
- the mfd gene encoding transcription-repair coupling factor, which encodes MENFELISIFGNYKEIRNIVRAVSSERGKLHTLPFLPGSSKTLLALQLKLKFDRVVVLVPSVKDVLETSTEIKLMGVKSPVISISEFNSKKIQETLNDLSSLNGYFLVSTYDILLVKLPSKRDFSESLYKFSTGDSISYDKFVALLAGYNYKREKYVEESGFFAQRGAIIDFWSHSESMPVRIEFDGDFIESIRFFDPENQRSVQMVDSATISPELEELSTNDENTFNDDIFDYVTDSLIIADDYYLREASYKEVKISAPDDEVEADSVSEPLYNEDAFLDEFPEDVAEVDEIEKSAKIAFSDIMKKGGNTWLVESGLSIENSLGLDIAAAPSINSNYALLFKTLTQFSENGYSVNIAVENDIQFDRLKDLIYNAKDEFGLMIEDGTIKFTMLPLKEGFFLKSEKVLILSDYQIFGKPFRTKIVSYKRAVKSRRNELASIKPGDFVVHEEYGIGRYAGLHTVKIGDMEQESMKLLFGEGGVVFVNLNYLHLVKKYSSKEGVEPRISILGTNTWENAKTKAKKKIRDIARDLIELYARRKSTKGFSFAGDTVWQKELEASFIYEDTPDQIKVTNEIKEDMESVSPMDRLVCGDVGFGKTEVAVRAAFKAVQDNKQVSVLVPTTILAEQHYNTFRDRLNQFPVRVEVMSRFQSKVRQKEIVEKLKQGEVDIVIGTHRLISKDIEFKDLGLLIIDEEHRFGVKAKEKLRSMRVNVDTLTLTATPIPRTLNFSLHGARDLSIMATPPANRQPVYTKVDLFDIRKIREWLLSEFARNGQVYIVHDRIMSIHKLGDYIKRFVPEAIIGVAHGRMTPDQLEDVIHGFLQRKFNVLLSTKIIESGIDIPNVNTIIVNRADRFGLAELHQLRGRVGRSDRQAYAFFLVPSLTALKKQTLKRLRAIEEFNELGAGFNLAMRDLEIRGAGNLLGTEQSGFITDVGFDMYMKLVGEAVEELKHTEFKEVFKHLGKSTQRTDPKIDTFFEIGIPEQFMPDQTDRLNFYTSLISAGTLKEIDDIKEELSDRFGLLPITAKRLVMTARMRYYASWAMFDRVIIQRNRIMLVLPHKDREEFYEYNFKVLLHLVMTKLRDSIKFDQQRDSMKLIIENTYETPERAIDYLMDLFQQIMNLYGVKKEETE